A stretch of Chitinophaga caeni DNA encodes these proteins:
- the xseA gene encoding exodeoxyribonuclease VII large subunit, which translates to MLTTPTITLSALAAKIKGLISDQFGGQSYWVVADITNHSFYQQKQHHYFDLVEKATGNNAILAKIPTVAWGDGAANIRHFERITGQAFKNDIQVLVRVSISYHAVYGLQLTLLEIDNNFTIGQLAQQKQAVLNQLLHSLPDHVWMEDGDYISANHLLPIKPVIQKIAVITSNNAAGYQDFKHTLEQNPFGYRFYTDYYFTVVQGEAKADMIVQKFIDIFQSGIEYDAVVIVRGGGAQTDFLIFDTFAMGRVVARFPVPVITGIGHHKDKSITDMLAHTDTKTPTKAAEWIIAHNRSFELELQESYQATLLQTQQWMHDLNRDLSEDQTYIAYEVRRLMDIHASSLQETQQDIFQSSLSLIQHHKESLFQKMHRVNAACTTRLSGELNGLKEILINIRHDSKSFLQDQKNLVQHIQTVCNLLSPENVLKRGYALVYHDGKIITEVSGLKPGMQVSIQLQDGTSVARVTDQN; encoded by the coding sequence ATGTTAACTACACCCACCATCACTTTATCGGCATTGGCCGCTAAAATCAAAGGACTGATTTCCGATCAATTCGGGGGGCAATCCTATTGGGTCGTAGCAGATATTACGAATCATTCCTTTTATCAACAAAAGCAACATCATTATTTTGACCTGGTTGAAAAGGCTACCGGCAATAACGCCATTCTCGCGAAGATCCCCACCGTAGCTTGGGGAGACGGGGCTGCTAATATCAGGCATTTTGAAAGGATCACGGGACAGGCATTTAAGAATGATATACAGGTGCTGGTGCGTGTTTCCATAAGCTACCATGCCGTGTATGGTTTGCAGTTGACGTTGTTGGAGATCGATAATAATTTCACGATCGGGCAACTAGCACAGCAAAAACAAGCCGTGCTAAACCAATTGTTACATTCCCTGCCAGATCATGTATGGATGGAAGATGGCGATTATATTTCGGCCAATCATCTACTGCCTATCAAACCCGTTATACAGAAAATTGCTGTTATTACTTCAAATAACGCCGCCGGGTACCAAGATTTTAAACATACCTTGGAACAGAATCCTTTTGGTTACCGCTTTTATACAGATTATTACTTTACCGTGGTGCAAGGCGAAGCCAAGGCTGATATGATCGTGCAAAAGTTTATCGATATATTTCAATCCGGTATAGAATATGACGCTGTAGTAATCGTACGGGGCGGTGGGGCTCAAACCGATTTTTTAATTTTCGATACCTTCGCGATGGGTAGGGTAGTGGCCCGTTTCCCGGTTCCCGTAATTACAGGGATCGGGCATCATAAGGATAAATCCATTACCGACATGCTGGCACATACTGATACGAAGACGCCGACGAAAGCAGCCGAATGGATTATTGCGCACAACCGTTCGTTCGAATTGGAACTACAGGAGAGCTACCAGGCCACCTTGTTGCAAACCCAACAATGGATGCATGACTTGAACCGCGATTTGAGTGAAGATCAAACTTATATTGCTTATGAAGTGAGGCGCCTTATGGATATCCATGCATCGAGTTTACAAGAAACACAACAGGACATTTTTCAATCATCCTTATCTTTAATACAGCATCATAAAGAAAGTTTATTCCAAAAGATGCACCGTGTAAATGCGGCTTGTACTACCAGGCTATCAGGAGAGCTAAACGGCCTGAAGGAAATATTGATAAATATCCGCCATGACAGCAAATCGTTTTTACAAGATCAAAAGAACCTCGTGCAGCATATACAAACTGTTTGTAATTTACTCAGCCCGGAAAATGTATTAAAAAGAGGCTATGCCCTGGTATATCATGATGGAAAAATTATAACGGAAGTCTCCGGCTTGAAGCCCGGTATGCAGGTAAGTATACAGCTTCAAGATGGTACCTCCGTTGCACGGGTTACAGATCAAAATTAA
- a CDS encoding DUF4907 domain-containing protein, translated as MKYFTKTFFGMGYIIVSLACNQTSTRSPVRTVDTTLGLKAQLPAYFNVEVFKNENGTYGYDIMEHNKILIHQVSMPGKSDSTGFATSEEARSVASVIVMKLRQDKQAGSNKKDSTMLNY; from the coding sequence ATGAAGTATTTTACGAAAACTTTCTTTGGCATGGGGTATATTATTGTTTCGTTGGCCTGTAATCAAACATCAACTCGTTCTCCTGTTCGTACTGTTGACACGACGCTTGGGTTAAAGGCGCAGCTCCCTGCCTATTTTAATGTTGAAGTGTTTAAGAATGAAAATGGTACTTATGGATATGACATTATGGAACATAATAAAATCTTGATTCACCAGGTTAGCATGCCGGGAAAATCGGATTCTACCGGCTTCGCCACCTCGGAAGAAGCCCGTTCCGTAGCCAGTGTAATCGTCATGAAACTCCGGCAAGATAAACAAGCCGGAAGTAATAAGAAGGATAGTACAATGTTGAATTATTGA
- a CDS encoding sulfite exporter TauE/SafE family protein: protein MNAELGALLITAITISCLHTLTGPDHYVPFIAISKARNWSLSKTIGWTIICGIGHVGSSVVLGFAGIYLGWQLTKLTGIEEVRGGLAAWALFIFGCLYLVYGIVQAIRNRPHKHFDVYEDGDIYVYRHKHENNTAVLAKDKVKVTPWILFIIFVLGPCEPLIPLLMFPAAQHSTSSIFILVTVFLFFTILVMLAMVILGYYGFHLLEKSKFEKYIHILGGASITICGIGMLALGW from the coding sequence ATGAATGCAGAACTAGGGGCATTATTGATAACAGCCATTACGATCAGTTGCTTACATACGCTCACGGGACCGGATCATTATGTACCATTTATTGCTATATCAAAAGCACGCAACTGGAGCTTAAGCAAAACGATCGGCTGGACAATTATTTGCGGCATCGGCCACGTAGGAAGTTCAGTGGTATTGGGTTTCGCCGGGATATACTTGGGGTGGCAGCTCACAAAACTCACGGGTATTGAAGAAGTAAGGGGAGGCTTAGCCGCCTGGGCATTATTTATATTCGGATGTTTATACTTAGTTTACGGGATCGTGCAAGCCATCCGCAACCGGCCACACAAACACTTCGATGTATATGAAGACGGCGACATTTATGTATACCGGCACAAGCATGAAAATAACACTGCCGTATTAGCCAAAGACAAAGTAAAAGTAACCCCGTGGATACTCTTTATCATATTCGTCTTAGGCCCCTGCGAGCCATTAATTCCATTATTAATGTTTCCCGCAGCCCAACATTCCACATCCAGCATATTCATCTTGGTAACGGTATTTTTATTCTTCACGATACTCGTCATGCTAGCGATGGTCATATTGGGTTACTACGGCTTCCATTTATTAGAGAAAAGTAAGTTCGAAAAATATATACACATATTAGGCGGCGCCAGCATCACCATCTGCGGCATAGGCATGCTGGCACTAGGCTGGTAG
- the xseB gene encoding exodeoxyribonuclease VII small subunit → MEAILTYEAAYNELKEIEAAITNETISVDELASKVKRAAFLVKFCQDKLRATEQEVNAIIRRDLNSPSTGDEGEDI, encoded by the coding sequence ATGGAAGCAATATTGACATACGAAGCTGCCTATAATGAATTGAAAGAGATTGAAGCAGCCATCACGAATGAAACTATATCTGTTGACGAGCTGGCCAGCAAAGTGAAAAGGGCCGCATTCCTGGTGAAATTCTGCCAAGATAAGTTAAGGGCTACTGAACAGGAAGTGAATGCCATCATCCGGCGCGATCTAAATTCCCCGTCAACAGGCGATGAAGGCGAGGATATCTAA
- a CDS encoding response regulator transcription factor gives MASPKSYQEFLSMVQHHETSNLTQFLDAPTVPLLKSLRMPKHHFPGTYILDYTKSKYIAASQGMESVSGYRSQSFLEGGLDFTTQIWHNEDAKIFSDKVHSTNLKFLQEIPTQQHGNYLFTCNYRIRTRFGGFRNILQQSVFLQSAETGEPLATMGCITDISSLRMDGRVTHTVEPITENGLGEPVISNVYYARPEDGLLSTREVEIVKCICEGLSSAEIAKKLFISVYTVNNHRQHIMQKTNSRNVADVIKYAIRQGWL, from the coding sequence ATGGCCTCTCCAAAGAGCTATCAAGAGTTTTTGAGCATGGTACAGCATCATGAGACTAGTAACTTAACCCAGTTTTTAGATGCCCCGACCGTTCCCCTCTTGAAGTCCTTGAGAATGCCCAAGCATCATTTTCCCGGCACATACATCCTGGATTATACGAAAAGCAAATATATCGCGGCCAGCCAGGGCATGGAATCGGTAAGCGGTTACCGCTCCCAAAGCTTCCTGGAAGGCGGGCTTGATTTTACAACCCAGATTTGGCACAATGAAGATGCTAAAATTTTCAGCGATAAAGTGCATTCTACTAATCTGAAATTCCTGCAAGAAATCCCCACCCAGCAGCATGGAAATTACCTTTTTACTTGTAATTACCGCATCAGGACCAGGTTCGGTGGTTTCAGGAATATTTTGCAGCAATCGGTTTTTTTGCAGTCTGCGGAAACAGGGGAACCTTTAGCAACCATGGGATGTATCACCGATATCAGCTCCCTGCGGATGGATGGCAGGGTAACGCATACCGTTGAGCCCATTACGGAAAATGGCCTGGGGGAGCCGGTAATTTCCAATGTCTATTATGCCCGTCCCGAAGATGGGCTGCTCTCTACCCGGGAAGTGGAAATTGTGAAATGTATCTGCGAAGGACTGAGTAGCGCGGAGATTGCCAAAAAATTGTTTATCAGTGTTTATACGGTCAATAACCATCGCCAACATATCATGCAAAAAACAAATAGTAGGAATGTAGCCGATGTAATAAAATACGCTATCCGCCAAGGATGGCTATAA
- a CDS encoding phosphatase PAP2 family protein produces the protein MDSTSLNNRPTDTTAPLPGLSTQIKASDTLILYRINGTYFKSIWEDAKYTVSRPIHWEKKDWITFGAVMGTASVLAVSDYPIKEFFQKHQYKAVNSFAHAVEPFGNAYSPYLIGGMYLTGVLTHNRKLEHGGLMAAKSLVLSTAIYAGIKSIIRRGRPYYFERPYNFVRPFSKDERFTSFPSGHSLTVMTFATAMAELYGKDHKWVPWVAYGLAGLTGLSRIYHNRHWSSDVLIGLSLGHFVTKSVFRRHKEMEHKKALQFKFTPLY, from the coding sequence TTGGATAGTACATCATTGAATAACCGTCCAACAGATACTACGGCCCCGTTACCCGGGCTTTCGACCCAAATTAAGGCATCAGATACCTTAATTTTATACCGCATTAACGGCACTTACTTTAAGAGCATATGGGAAGACGCCAAGTATACAGTATCGAGACCAATACATTGGGAGAAGAAAGACTGGATTACATTTGGCGCCGTTATGGGAACAGCTTCCGTTTTGGCAGTATCAGATTACCCTATAAAAGAATTTTTCCAAAAACATCAATATAAAGCTGTTAATAGTTTCGCGCATGCGGTTGAACCTTTCGGGAATGCTTATTCCCCCTACCTTATTGGCGGGATGTACCTTACGGGGGTATTAACCCATAACAGGAAGTTGGAACACGGCGGGTTGATGGCTGCCAAATCCCTGGTATTATCAACAGCTATCTATGCAGGAATTAAAAGCATCATCAGGCGTGGTCGACCTTATTATTTTGAGCGTCCTTACAACTTTGTTAGACCTTTCAGTAAGGACGAAAGGTTTACTTCATTCCCTTCCGGGCATAGTTTAACCGTGATGACTTTTGCCACCGCCATGGCGGAATTGTATGGTAAGGATCATAAATGGGTACCCTGGGTTGCTTACGGCTTAGCAGGTTTAACGGGATTATCTAGGATATACCATAACCGCCATTGGAGTTCGGATGTGTTGATAGGTTTATCCTTGGGGCATTTTGTTACGAAATCTGTATTTAGGCGTCATAAGGAGATGGAGCATAAAAAAGCGTTACAGTTCAAATTTACGCCTCTTTATTAA
- a CDS encoding urease accessory protein UreD, which yields MRSELKITIAQKGGKSILEDRYFTPPFKIIALPHLPGSSRLELMLMSASPGMLNKDRWNIQINAGSHTDCRLSTQSYQRLFPAPDGTFQHMEINLSSNAQFEYLPHPLVPHHAANFKGYNNIFLSAGNRFIFGEVITPGRQLNGETFQFERLQNCTQVYLHQQLIFKDNQILIPGKIPMSATGQYENYTHQGTFLYFDTSASPQLPIEACYKYLQQGKLEFGISESSKNGMVARILGHSAESLFRVLQELSSITKLKTTAI from the coding sequence ATGAGGAGTGAATTAAAAATAACGATCGCGCAGAAGGGTGGCAAGAGCATCCTGGAGGACCGGTATTTCACACCGCCCTTTAAAATCATTGCATTACCGCATTTACCCGGTAGCAGCCGACTTGAACTGATGTTGATGAGCGCCTCACCCGGCATGTTAAACAAAGACCGCTGGAATATTCAGATTAACGCGGGAAGCCACACGGACTGCCGCTTGTCTACGCAATCTTACCAACGCTTGTTCCCCGCGCCGGACGGAACTTTCCAGCACATGGAAATCAACCTGTCCAGTAATGCTCAATTTGAATATTTACCACATCCATTGGTGCCGCACCATGCTGCAAACTTCAAAGGTTATAATAACATTTTCCTCAGCGCCGGTAACCGTTTCATCTTCGGGGAAGTTATCACACCCGGTCGACAGTTAAATGGTGAAACGTTCCAGTTTGAACGTTTACAAAATTGTACACAAGTATATTTACATCAGCAATTAATTTTTAAAGACAATCAAATATTGATCCCGGGAAAAATCCCGATGTCTGCTACGGGTCAATACGAAAATTATACACACCAGGGAACATTCCTGTATTTTGACACATCCGCTTCACCGCAGCTACCCATTGAAGCTTGCTATAAGTATTTGCAACAGGGCAAACTTGAGTTCGGCATATCTGAAAGTTCAAAAAACGGTATGGTTGCGCGGATACTGGGTCATTCGGCAGAAAGTTTATTCCGAGTTTTACAAGAACTATCATCCATTACCAAGCTTAAAACCACGGCCATATGA
- a CDS encoding pirin family protein: MQSKLFPANERGTKDTGWLKSNFFFSFSDFYNPDKSAFGTLVAFNDDILQAGKGFGTHPHINMEIISIMLQGKMNHKDSMGYSTTVEEGGVQIMSAGSGLRHEEYNIGEEEVKFLQIWIQPKQQNIIPRYQQRSFPKASRKNKLQTIVSSEEGLGHCWINQNATLSLGYFDEGYSIDYQLNPVNKCVFIFVIEGSIVVNGMTVDTRDGLGLWDLSGISIQMLQTTQFLIIETPVNQK, translated from the coding sequence ATGCAATCAAAATTATTTCCTGCCAACGAAAGGGGCACCAAAGATACGGGTTGGCTAAAAAGCAATTTCTTTTTCAGCTTTAGCGATTTCTATAACCCCGATAAAAGTGCTTTCGGTACGCTCGTTGCTTTCAATGATGATATCTTGCAAGCCGGGAAAGGCTTCGGTACGCATCCCCATATCAATATGGAAATTATTTCTATTATGCTTCAAGGGAAGATGAACCATAAAGATTCCATGGGATATAGTACCACGGTAGAAGAAGGCGGTGTACAAATCATGAGCGCCGGAAGTGGGTTGAGACATGAAGAATATAACATCGGTGAAGAAGAAGTGAAGTTTTTGCAGATATGGATCCAACCGAAACAGCAAAATATTATCCCGCGCTATCAACAAAGGAGCTTCCCGAAAGCTTCCAGGAAGAACAAGCTACAAACGATCGTTTCATCCGAAGAAGGATTAGGGCATTGTTGGATCAATCAAAATGCTACGCTCAGCCTCGGCTATTTCGATGAAGGATATTCTATCGATTACCAGTTGAACCCGGTAAATAAATGCGTGTTCATTTTCGTGATTGAAGGAAGCATTGTTGTCAACGGAATGACTGTTGATACACGCGATGGACTTGGGTTGTGGGACTTGTCAGGAATCAGCATACAAATGTTGCAAACCACGCAATTCCTGATTATTGAAACACCGGTAAATCAGAAATAG
- a CDS encoding DUF3857 domain-containing protein: MKKYICVVAAAFLLMLPIRMFAGDYDKAWQALLKNEKKEAIALFHKAFKSKDHADNALAMLVCLESYEGIDYLEKYGKSPIREMQNPAPYTYGLWFYEAFFGQHGKKKGIQLEALQSLQNDDRFNGSMKAAGNYFLGFHYAVSYQIEQNKKSFKNMGAVEDWEFVGPFDNVSGSGFYKEYPPISTPVSKEGFISSNNNLVNWFVPTINTGQGWVMVAPFVTPTTAVGYAQTFIQSEMEQDVLINLGGNCAFKLWLNDKLLFADPEARVTELDAYMMKAHLKKGYNRVLVQFGFTSTVSSPNFIVRLTDTDFKAIPGLEVTPAYHEYQVDKSTAKVELLPGFAEKYFLEKIKNDPDDPANALLLSKVYLRNHFYDKAKEVVAPIYTEYPKSAFIVNEYAKCLNAEYESTQINELVEQVKLLDPENFYVLSNELDRLQKEQRYDEAMAIVNKLEAITGPTMITELRKAGIMAYQGKIDSVITIAKEVYKKEKDRFEIVNMMAILYQKLLSDPVNYRKVMEEFLQDNFNLTIVDALAKDYFDKNEEDKGIATLNKYITVAPYAPASYNDLIRHFFNTQQYDSAIHYLQITQGISPYSSVISSDIANCYVQKNDKKKALDYFKKALTYNPIDYECRSRIRELENKPNILNYFPTADPYKKIEEDNKKVFDSSYASYFIYKGKDVVLYNEGGCEEVIQVIVRINNKNGVDNWKELSIPYNTYYQDVQILKSEVVKPSGSRVPAESSGNEIVFTKIEPGDAIYYTYKIKHYGSGRIGKEFWDKYYFNSFIPVKEVHYNMLVANGKKLQFNFFNEPNLKPKRKKIEDFEYYSWDMYNLEPVKDEYYMPDLADVGKVLHVSTVGSWGDIAEWYSDITKMQSRDDYELSAAYDKIFPKGVKGLKELDIARKIYNYIEENIAYSSVSFRQSAYVPQRASTTLQTKLGDCKDVSTLFLALARKAGLDANLVLINTRDNGLNTIQLPSMDFNHCIIRYKAGGTEHYLELTDNYLPFNAKNSSMSQAQILNIPYTYKPGGTIEHLDTEKKEKLALVRMIDIKVEDNDIIVNTESKANGTFASGRRARYYHHTDDEVKNELQSLLSGAFKNQYSIQDYSFKNLDNLADTVSMKLQFKVKNEIINVGDFSMIKPNFIDVPVSINIFKDEERQYPFEYCWYESSDIYKTVVNIELPEGKTFQQVPSGFSGQFKNMTYKLVYQKLSDNKLRIEREFYTDCSQQLPASSVKEMEDFFNQIITAEKKYISFQ, from the coding sequence ATGAAAAAGTACATCTGTGTTGTAGCCGCAGCATTCCTATTGATGTTGCCCATCCGCATGTTTGCCGGGGATTATGATAAAGCCTGGCAGGCTCTTCTGAAAAATGAAAAGAAAGAAGCGATAGCATTATTTCACAAAGCCTTCAAGTCAAAAGATCATGCCGATAATGCATTGGCCATGCTGGTATGCCTGGAATCTTACGAGGGCATAGATTACCTTGAAAAATACGGGAAAAGCCCGATCCGGGAAATGCAAAACCCAGCTCCCTATACTTACGGCTTATGGTTTTATGAAGCATTCTTCGGTCAACATGGCAAAAAGAAGGGCATTCAATTGGAGGCCTTACAAAGTTTACAAAACGATGATCGTTTTAATGGTTCGATGAAAGCTGCCGGTAATTACTTCCTCGGATTCCATTACGCGGTGAGCTATCAAATTGAGCAGAATAAGAAGTCCTTCAAGAATATGGGGGCTGTTGAAGATTGGGAGTTCGTAGGGCCTTTCGATAATGTAAGTGGTAGCGGATTTTATAAGGAATATCCCCCCATTTCAACCCCGGTATCGAAAGAAGGATTTATATCAAGTAATAATAACTTGGTGAATTGGTTCGTGCCTACGATAAATACGGGACAAGGTTGGGTAATGGTTGCTCCATTTGTGACTCCAACTACTGCTGTTGGATACGCACAAACGTTTATCCAGTCGGAAATGGAACAGGATGTATTGATTAACCTAGGAGGCAACTGTGCCTTCAAATTATGGTTGAATGATAAGTTGCTGTTCGCTGATCCTGAAGCTAGGGTTACGGAATTGGACGCTTACATGATGAAAGCGCATCTAAAGAAAGGATATAACAGGGTTTTAGTCCAATTTGGTTTTACTAGCACGGTAAGTTCACCCAATTTTATAGTACGGCTTACGGATACCGATTTCAAGGCTATACCCGGGCTAGAAGTTACGCCGGCTTACCATGAATACCAGGTGGATAAAAGTACGGCAAAGGTTGAATTACTACCCGGTTTCGCAGAAAAGTACTTCTTGGAAAAAATAAAAAATGATCCGGATGATCCCGCGAATGCATTACTCTTGAGTAAGGTATATTTAAGGAATCATTTTTACGATAAAGCAAAGGAAGTTGTAGCTCCCATCTATACGGAATATCCAAAGTCTGCTTTTATCGTTAACGAATATGCCAAATGTTTGAATGCCGAATATGAAAGCACTCAAATTAACGAGTTGGTAGAACAGGTGAAGTTATTAGATCCGGAAAATTTTTATGTACTCTCGAATGAATTAGATCGCTTGCAAAAAGAACAACGGTACGATGAAGCCATGGCTATCGTCAATAAACTTGAAGCTATCACCGGGCCTACCATGATTACCGAGTTAAGAAAGGCCGGGATTATGGCTTATCAAGGAAAAATCGATAGTGTTATCACGATAGCCAAAGAGGTGTATAAAAAGGAGAAGGACAGGTTCGAAATTGTTAACATGATGGCAATATTATACCAAAAGTTGCTATCCGATCCCGTAAATTACAGGAAAGTGATGGAGGAGTTTTTACAGGATAATTTTAATTTGACAATAGTTGATGCGCTGGCCAAAGATTATTTTGATAAGAATGAAGAAGACAAGGGTATTGCTACCTTGAATAAATATATTACCGTCGCCCCCTACGCTCCGGCTTCTTATAACGATCTGATCCGCCATTTCTTTAATACGCAGCAATACGATTCAGCGATCCATTACCTGCAAATTACGCAAGGAATCAGCCCGTATAGCAGTGTCATATCATCTGATATTGCTAATTGTTATGTACAGAAAAACGACAAGAAAAAGGCATTGGATTATTTCAAAAAAGCCTTGACCTATAACCCGATCGATTACGAATGCCGTTCCCGGATACGCGAACTGGAAAATAAACCGAACATCCTGAATTATTTCCCTACCGCGGATCCATACAAAAAGATAGAAGAGGATAACAAAAAAGTGTTCGACTCTTCATACGCCTCTTATTTTATTTATAAAGGGAAAGATGTTGTCTTATACAATGAAGGCGGCTGCGAGGAGGTGATCCAGGTAATCGTTAGGATCAATAATAAGAACGGTGTGGATAATTGGAAAGAACTTTCTATTCCCTATAATACGTATTACCAGGATGTTCAAATATTGAAATCGGAAGTGGTGAAACCCAGCGGATCGAGGGTGCCGGCAGAAAGTTCGGGGAATGAAATCGTGTTTACGAAAATAGAACCGGGGGATGCCATATATTATACTTATAAAATTAAACATTACGGCTCCGGCAGGATCGGTAAGGAGTTTTGGGATAAATACTATTTCAACTCGTTCATCCCTGTTAAAGAAGTACATTATAATATGTTGGTAGCGAACGGTAAGAAGCTACAATTTAACTTCTTCAATGAACCTAATTTGAAACCGAAGCGTAAAAAAATTGAAGATTTTGAATACTATAGTTGGGATATGTATAACCTGGAGCCTGTGAAGGATGAATATTACATGCCCGATTTAGCGGATGTAGGAAAAGTATTACATGTTTCTACCGTAGGTAGTTGGGGAGATATAGCCGAATGGTATAGCGATATTACCAAGATGCAAAGCCGCGATGATTATGAATTGAGCGCTGCATACGATAAGATTTTCCCCAAGGGTGTCAAGGGCTTAAAAGAGCTGGATATCGCGCGTAAAATATACAATTATATTGAAGAAAACATCGCGTACAGCTCCGTTTCTTTCAGGCAAAGCGCTTATGTGCCCCAGCGCGCTAGTACTACCTTGCAAACAAAATTGGGCGATTGTAAGGATGTTTCCACCTTGTTCCTGGCTTTAGCTCGCAAGGCGGGTTTAGATGCCAACCTGGTTTTAATCAATACAAGGGATAATGGTCTCAACACGATCCAGTTGCCCAGCATGGACTTTAACCATTGTATTATCCGTTATAAAGCTGGTGGTACGGAACATTACCTTGAGTTGACAGATAATTACCTGCCATTTAATGCTAAGAACAGTTCTATGTCGCAGGCGCAAATTCTCAATATACCTTATACTTACAAACCGGGGGGAACGATCGAACACTTGGATACAGAAAAGAAGGAAAAGTTGGCGCTGGTTCGTATGATTGATATTAAAGTGGAGGACAATGATATAATCGTGAATACCGAATCCAAAGCGAATGGCACTTTCGCTTCCGGTAGGAGGGCGAGGTATTACCATCATACCGATGACGAGGTCAAGAATGAATTACAAAGCTTGCTCTCCGGTGCATTTAAGAATCAATACAGTATACAAGATTATTCATTCAAGAACCTGGATAACCTTGCCGATACGGTATCAATGAAATTGCAGTTTAAGGTGAAGAATGAAATCATTAACGTGGGCGATTTCAGCATGATCAAGCCGAATTTTATCGATGTCCCGGTTTCCATCAATATTTTTAAAGATGAAGAAAGGCAGTATCCATTTGAGTATTGCTGGTACGAAAGTTCCGATATCTATAAAACAGTGGTAAATATTGAATTACCCGAAGGGAAAACATTTCAGCAGGTACCCAGCGGTTTTAGCGGTCAATTTAAAAACATGACTTACAAGTTGGTATACCAAAAGCTGTCTGATAATAAGTTAAGAATTGAACGGGAGTTTTATACCGATTGTTCGCAACAATTACCTGCCTCCTCGGTTAAAGAGATGGAAGATTTCTTTAACCAAATTATTACCGCGGAGAAGAAGTATATTTCATTCCAATAG
- a CDS encoding NAD(P)-dependent alcohol dehydrogenase, with the protein MLKTKGYAVHKSTDPLAPWNFERREVGPHDVLIEIQYCGVCHSDIHQVRGEWGNSKYPMVPGHEIVGRIAKVGDLVTKFKVGELAGIGCMVDSCRECDQCQSGHEQFCEKGQTVLTYNDYEKDGKTLTFGGYSNQIVCDEAFVVRVPTNLPLEGVAPLLCAGITTYSPIKKWGIKEGDRVAVLGLGGLGHMAVKFAVSLGAEVTMLSTSPSKEADAKRLGAHHFVVTKDKEQVKAQKRKFDFIIDTVSAPHDYNMYLAMLDTNGVMICVGIPPEPVQFNGFALLGQNRTITGSSIGGIPETQEMLDYCGEHNIISDVEVININYVNEAYDRVMKSDVKYRFVIDMGSL; encoded by the coding sequence ATGCTGAAGACAAAAGGATATGCCGTGCACAAATCCACCGATCCCTTAGCGCCTTGGAATTTTGAAAGAAGGGAAGTGGGACCGCATGATGTTTTGATCGAGATTCAATATTGCGGGGTTTGTCACTCCGATATTCACCAGGTCAGGGGAGAGTGGGGGAACTCCAAATACCCGATGGTGCCCGGTCATGAAATCGTTGGACGGATCGCTAAAGTTGGGGATCTTGTTACCAAGTTCAAGGTGGGCGAACTGGCCGGCATCGGTTGTATGGTTGATTCATGCCGCGAGTGCGACCAATGTCAAAGTGGTCATGAACAGTTCTGTGAGAAAGGTCAGACCGTTTTAACTTATAATGATTATGAAAAGGATGGTAAAACCTTGACTTTCGGCGGTTACTCCAACCAGATCGTTTGCGATGAAGCTTTCGTAGTAAGGGTGCCTACCAATTTACCTTTGGAAGGAGTAGCCCCGTTGTTATGCGCGGGTATTACCACTTATTCCCCGATTAAGAAATGGGGTATCAAGGAAGGGGATCGCGTGGCGGTATTAGGTTTGGGAGGATTGGGACATATGGCGGTGAAATTTGCCGTAAGCCTTGGCGCCGAAGTAACCATGCTGAGTACTTCCCCTTCAAAGGAAGCGGATGCCAAACGCTTGGGGGCTCATCATTTTGTGGTTACCAAGGACAAGGAACAGGTCAAAGCGCAAAAGAGAAAGTTCGACTTTATCATCGATACGGTTTCTGCGCCGCATGATTATAATATGTATTTGGCTATGTTAGATACGAACGGGGTAATGATTTGTGTCGGTATTCCGCCGGAACCGGTTCAGTTTAACGGGTTCGCATTGTTAGGACAAAATCGTACTATCACTGGCTCTTCGATCGGTGGCATCCCCGAAACGCAGGAGATGCTGGATTATTGCGGGGAACATAACATCATCTCGGATGTAGAGGTAATTAATATTAATTATGTAAACGAGGCTTATGACCGGGTGATGAAAAGTGATGTGAAGTACCGGTTCGTAATTGATATGGGATCCCTCTAG